The following are encoded together in the Brassica napus cultivar Da-Ae chromosome A9, Da-Ae, whole genome shotgun sequence genome:
- the LOC106369287 gene encoding peroxisome biogenesis protein 6-like, which produces MVERRSPLVLSSTRATLRSVLNSLRPDEIPGRPDSRRRSVRLPAGILRWKRDGVNDSKFDSLDESSLVGLSTQLLKRLSINSGSFVVINNIDIGIQRVAQVVVLDPPKTTLEDSSVTSLPVSDSLHTMLVFPTFDMMSQQLLDQEVAYLSPMLAFNLSLHMSCLKSLVHRGNEVLEKYFVAKFDEESASVAGESKIGLDLEPVSEVPGYASHLRVSFVKIPECGTIQSLVVSSSFEDEERQGLIDSALNKYFGTDRVLSRGDVFRVCTEWNCGSSICVQCGQGLGSKEEDFIYFKVVAMEPSSERFLRVNHSQTALVLGGTVSSGLPPDLLVSSSKANMPLQVDTVNVLASVLSPPLCPSALSSKLRVAVLLHGLPGCGKRTVVNYVAKRLGLHVVEYSCHSLLASSEKKTSTALAQTFNMARRYAPTILLLRHFEVFKNLGSQDGSQGDRVGVASEIASIIRELTEPVSNGEDSSMEENSNSNSSVDEGGKFRGHQVLLIASSESTEGLSPTIRRCFSHEIRMGSLNDEQRSELLSQSLQDVSQLLNTSSDEFVKELVGQTSGFLPRDLRALVADAGANLFISKESETEKIDSLSGDVDQSSQLGNGSERLKAKDDFTKALDRSKKRNASALGAPKVPNVKWDDVGGLEDVKSSILDTVQLPLLHKDLFSSGLRKRSGVLLYGPPGTGKTLLAKAVATECSLNFLSVKGPELINMYIGESEKNVRDIFEKARSARPCVIFFDELDSLAPARGASGDSGGVMDRVVSQMLAEIDGLSDSSQDLFIIGASNRPDLIDPALLRPGRFDKLLYVGVNADASYRERVLKALTRKFKLSEDVSLYLVAKKCPSTFTGADMYALCADAWFQAAKRKVLNSDSGDDSIPEDDPDSVVVEFIDFIKAMDQLSPSLSITELKKYEALRDQFQGRSS; this is translated from the exons ATGGTTGAGAGACGGAGTCCTCTGGTGCTCTCATCCACCAGAGCTACTCTCCGTTCAGTCCTGAATTCGCTTCGACCCGACGAGATTCCGGGCAGACCCGATTCGAGACGGCGGAGCGTAAGGTTGCCAGCTGGCATTCTCAGGTGGAAACGAGACGGAGTAAatgattcaaaatttgattcttTAGATGAATCCTCACTGGTCGGACTCTCCACTCAATTGCTCAAGAGACTTTCCATCAACTCTGGCTCTTTC GTTGTTATCAACAACATCGACATAGGCATTCAACGGGTTGCGCAAGTTGTTGTACTTGATCCTCCCAAGACGACGCTTGAAGATTCATCTGTCACTAGCTTACCAGTTTCGGACTCTCTTCACACAATGCTTGTCTTCCCCACTTTTGATATGATGAGTCAACAGTTACTAGACCAAGAGGTTGCTTACTTGTCTCCTATGTTAGCTTTTAATCTTAGCTTGCACATGTCTTGCCTGAAGTCCCTAGTACATCGAGGGAACGAAGTCTTAGAGAAGTACTTTGTTGCTAAATTCGATGAAGAGTCGGCGTCGGTGGCGGGTGAGTCAAAGATTGGTTTGGATTTGGAACCTGTGTCCGAAGTTCCAGGGTATGCGTCACATCTAAGGGTTTCTTTTGTAAAGATCCCGGAGTGTGGTACCATTCAGTCATTGGTAGTTAGTTCCTCGTTTGAAGATGAAGAGAGACAAGGGTTGATAGATTCCGCATTGAACAAGTATTTTGGAACTGATAGAGTACTCTCAAGAGGCGATGTGTTTCGAGTTTGCACTGAGTGGAACTGTGGTTCAAGCATTTGTGTTCAATGTGGTCAAGGGTTAGGCTCCAAAGAAGAGGACTTTATCTATTTCAAGGTCGTTGCGATGGAACCTTCTAGTGAGAGGTTTCTTAGAGTCAATCACTCTCAAACCGCTCTTGTACTTGGTGGAACGGTCTCTTCTGGTCTTCCACCAGATTTGCTTGTTTCTAGTTCAAAGGCTAATATGCCTTTGCAGGTGGACACAGTAAATGTATTGGCGTCGGTGCTTTCCCCACCTCTCTGTCCATCAGCACTCTCATCGAAACTAAGGGTTGCTGTTTTACTCCATGGCCTGCCAG GGTGCGGGAAGAGAACTGTTGTCAACTATGTAGCTAAGAGGTTGGGCCTGCATGTAGTTGAATATAGCTGCCACAGTTTGTTAGCATCATCCGAAAAGAAAACATCTACTGCTTTGGCTCAGACTTTTAATATGGCACGAAG GTACGCACCAACGATACTACTGCTCCGCCATTTcgaagtttttaaaaatctggGATCTCAGGACGGCTCACAGGGTGATCGAGTTGGCGTGGCCTCTGAGATTGCTTCGATTATTAGGGAACTGACTGAGCCAGTTTCTAATGGTGAAGACAGTTCCATGGAAGAAAACTCGAATAGCAATTCC TCTGTAGATGAAGGTGGGAAGTTTAGGGGACACCAGGTGCTGTTAATCGCATCTTCCGAAAGCACTGAAGGTCTCTCTCCAACAATCAGGCGTTGCTTTAGCCATGAGATACGGATGGGTTCTCTAAATGACGAGCAGAGATCCGAGTTGCTGTCTCAGTCCCTCCAAGATGTTTCTCAACTCCTTAAT aCCAGCTCAGATGAATTTGTGAAAGAATTAGTTGGTCAGACTTCTGGTTTCCTCCCTCGGGACTTGCGTGCTTTAGTCGCTGATGCTGGTGCCAACTTATTCATCAGTAAAGAGTCCGAGACTGAGAAGATTGATTCTCTATCAGGTGATGTAGACCAGTCAAGTCAATTAGGTAACGGCAGTGAGAGATTAAAAGCTAAGGATGACTTCACTAAAGCTTTGGACCGATCAAAGAAGAGAAATGCATCAGCCCTTGGTGCTCCTAAG GTTCCGAATGTGAAATGGGATGATGTTGGTGGGCTTGAGGATGTGAAGAGTTCGATACTGGACACAGTTCAGTTACCTCTCCTGCATAAAGATTTATTTTCATCTGGACTACGTAAACGTTCCGGTGTGCTTCTCTATGGTCCTCCAGGAACAGGGAAA ACTTTACTGGCAAAAGCTGTGGCTACAGAGTGTTCCTTAAACTTCCTCAGCGTTAAAGGTCCAGAGCTGATCAACATGTACATTGGCGAGTCAGAGAAAAACGTTCGAGATATCTTCGAAAAGGCGAGATCGGCGCGGCCGTGTGTGATCTTCTTTGATGAGCTTGACTCTCTTGCTCCAGCGCGAGGCGCTTCTGGTGATTCAGGAGGAGTGATGGACCGAGTGGTCTCTCAGATGCTTGCAGAGATTGATGGACTGAGCGATTCTTCGCAGGATCTGTTTATTATAGGAGCGAGCAACAGACCTGATTTGATTGATCCAGCTCTTCTGCGACCTGGAAGATTCGACAAACTTCTTTATGTTGGAGTCAATGCTGATGCGTCTTACAGAGAAAG GGTATTAAAAGCACTTACTCGGAAATTTAAGTTGAGCGAAGATGTGTCGCTTTATTTAGTAGCGAAGAAGTGTCCGTCTACGTTCACGGGAGCTGATATGTATGCGTTGTGTGCTGATGCTTGGTTTCAGGCAGCTAAGCGAAAG GTGTTGAATTCAGATTCAGGGGATGATTCTATTCCAGAAGACGATCCGGACTCTGTTGTAGTAGagtttatagattttataaag GCGATGGATCAGCTTTCACCATCACTCTCCATAACTGAACTGAAGAAGTATGAGGCGCTTCGAGACCAGTTCCAAGGCCGTTCCAGCTGA